Genomic window (Pseudomonas hydrolytica):
GATGCTGGACAACAACGCCTGGGAACGCGTGCTCGACGCCGTATCCGATGGCGATTTTTATCGCCATGACCATCGCCTGATCTTTCGCGCCATCTACAAGCTGGCCGAACGCAACGCGCCGTTCGACGTCGTCACCCTGTCCGAACAGCTGGACAAGGAAGGGCAGCTTTCGCAGGTCGGCGGCCTGGCCTATCTGGGCGAGCTGGCCAAGAACACGCCGTCGGTAGCCAACATCAAGGCCTATGCGCAGATCATTCGCGAGCGCGCCACGCTGCGCCAGCTGATCGGCATCAGCAACGAGATCGCCGACAGCGCCTATGCGCCGGAAGGCCGTACCGGCGAGGAAATCCTCGACGAGGCCGAGCGCAAGATTTTCGAGATCGCCGAGGCGCGCCCCAAGACAGGCGGCCCGGTGGGCATCAACGACATCCTGGTCAAGGCCATCGACCGTATCGACCAGCTGTTCAACAACGGTGACGCGATCACCGGTCTGTCCACCGGCTTCGATGATCTGGATGGCAAGACCAGCGGCCTGCAGCCGGCCGATCTGGTGATCGTCGCCGGTCGTCCGTCGATGGGTAAGACCACCTTCGCCATGAACCTGGTGGAAAACGCCCTGATGCGCAGCGACAAGGCGATCCTCGTCTACTCGCTGGAAATGCCCTCGGAATCCATCGTGATTCGTATGCTGGCGTCCCTGGGGCGCATCGACCAGACCAAGGTGCGTGCCGGTCAGCTCGACGACGACGACTGGCCG
Coding sequences:
- the dnaB gene encoding replicative DNA helicase, whose amino-acid sequence is MNDISIPEQYDLQTAALKVPPHSIEAEQAVLGGLMLDNNAWERVLDAVSDGDFYRHDHRLIFRAIYKLAERNAPFDVVTLSEQLDKEGQLSQVGGLAYLGELAKNTPSVANIKAYAQIIRERATLRQLIGISNEIADSAYAPEGRTGEEILDEAERKIFEIAEARPKTGGPVGINDILVKAIDRIDQLFNNGDAITGLSTGFDDLDGKTSGLQPADLVIVAGRPSMGKTTFAMNLVENALMRSDKAILVYSLEMPSESIVIRMLASLGRIDQTKVRAGQLDDDDWPRLTSAVNLLNDRKLFIDDTAGISPSEMRARTRRLAREHGEIGLIMVDYLQLMQIPGSSGDSRVNEISEISRSLKALAKEFNCPVIALSQLNRSLEQRPNKRPVNSDLRESGAIEQDADIIMFVYRDEVYHPETEYKGVAEIIIGKQRNGPIGTVRLAFLGKYSRFENLAPGSYQFEDE